One window of the Camarhynchus parvulus chromosome 2, STF_HiC, whole genome shotgun sequence genome contains the following:
- the LOC115900921 gene encoding feather beta keratin-like produces MACNSLCRPCGPTPLANSCNEPCALQCQDSRVIINPSPVLVTLPGPIMTSFPQNTAVGSTSSAAVGTELSVQGQPISGGFGGFGYGLGYGRGFGYGLGGLGCYGRRGYGSIC; encoded by the coding sequence ATGGCCTGCAACAGCCTCTGCCGTCCCTGCGGACCCACCCCGCTGGCCAACAGCTGCAatgagccctgtgccctgcaatgcCAGGATTCCCGTGTCATCATCaacccttcccctgtgctggtcacCCTGCCGGGACCCATCAtgacctccttcccccagaacacCGCCGTTGGATCCACCTCCTCCGCTGCCGTGGGCACTGAGCTcagtgtgcagggacagcccatctCTGGGGGATTTGGTGGCTTTGGCTATGGCCTTGGCTATGGCCGTGGGTTTGGCTATGGGCTGGGAGGCCTGGGCTGCTATGGCAGAAGGGGCTATGGCTCCATCTGCTAA
- the LOC115900968 gene encoding feather beta keratin-like: MACYNRCRPCGPTPLANSCNEPCALQCQDSRVIINPSPVLVTLPGPIMTSFPQNTAVGSTSSAAVGTELNAQGQPISGGFGGFGYGLGYGRGFGYGLGYGCGFGYGLGGLGCYGRRGYGYNC; this comes from the coding sequence ATGGCCTGCTACAACCGCTGCCGTCCCTGCGGACCCACCCCGCTGGCCAACAGCTGCAacgagccctgtgccctgcaatgcCAGGATTCCCGTGTCATTATCaacccttcccctgtgctggtcaccctgccaggacccatcatgacctccttcccccagaacacCGCCGTCGGATCCACCTCCTCGGCTGCCGTGGGCACTGAGCTcaatgcccagggacagcccatctCTGGGGGATTTGGTGGCTTTGGCTACGGCCTTGGCTATGGCCGTGGGTTTGGCTATGGGCTGGGCTATGGCTGTGGATTTGGCTATGGCCTGGGAGGCCTGGGCTGCTATGGCAGAAGGGGCTATGGCTACAACTGCTAA
- the LOC115900889 gene encoding feather beta keratin-like, which produces MACNSLCRPCGPTPLANSCNEPCALQCQDSRVIIDPSPVLVTLPGPIMTSFPQNTAVGSTSSAAVGTELNAQGQPISGGFGGFGCFGYGLGYGRGFGYGLGGLGCYGRRGYGYIC; this is translated from the coding sequence ATGGCCTGCAACAGCCTCTGCCGTCCCTGCGGACCCACCCCGCTGGCCAACAGCTGCAacgagccctgtgccctgcaatgcCAGGATTCCCGTGTCATCATCgacccttcccctgtgctggtcaccctgccaggacccatcatgacctccttcccccagaacacCGCCGTTGGATCCACCTCCTCGGCTGCCGTGGGCACTGAGCTcaatgcccagggacagcccatttctgggggatttggtgGCTTTGGTTGCTTTGGCTACGGCCTTGGCTATGGCCGTGGATTTGGCTATGGCCTGGGAGGCCTGGGCTGCTATGGCAGAAGGGGCTATGGCTACATCTGCTAA